Proteins found in one Tamandua tetradactyla isolate mTamTet1 chromosome 1, mTamTet1.pri, whole genome shotgun sequence genomic segment:
- the PRSS2 gene encoding trypsin-2 has protein sequence MDSQPLNYTSATMNTFLILAFVGAAVAFPTDDDDKIVGGYTCKKNSVPYQVSLNSGYHFCGGSLINDLWVVSAAHCYKSRIQVRLGEHNIEFLEGNEQFIDSAKVIRHPNYSSWDLDNDIMLIKLSSPASLNSQVSPIALPTSCPPDGTMCLISGWGNTLSSGSNYPELLQCLDAPLLSESQCKSSYPGQITKNMVCAGFLEGGKDSCQGDSGGPVACKGQLQGIVSWGYGCAQKNKPGVYTKVCNFVDWIKQTIASNS, from the exons ATGGACTCTCAACCACTCAATTACACTTCTGCTACCATGAACACCTTCCTGATTCTCGCCTTTGTGGGAGCTGCTG TTGCTTTCCCCACTGATGATGATGACAAGATCGTTGGGGGCTACACCTGTAAGAAGAATTCTGTCCCTTACCAAGTGTCCCTGAACTCTGGCTACCACTTCTGCGGTGGTTCCCTCATCAATGATCTGTGGGTGGTATCTGCCGCTCACTGCTACAAGTC CCGTATCCAGGTGAGACTGGGAGAGCACAACATCGAGTTCCTCGAGGGGAATGAGCAGTTCATTGACTCGGCCAAGGTCATCCGCCACCCGAACTACAGCAGCTGGGACCTGGACAATGACATCATGCTAATCAAGCTCTCCTCACCTGCCTCCCTCAACAGCCAAGTGTCCCCCATAGCTCTGCCCACCTCCTGTCCACCTGATGGCACCATGTGTCTCATCTCTGGATGGGGCAACACCCTGAGCTCTGGCA GTAACTACCCAGAACTGCTGCAGTGCTTGGATGCTCCGCTGCTGAGTGAGAGCCAGTGTAAAAGCTCTTACCCGGGGCAGATCACCAAGAACATGGTCTGCGCAGGCTTCCTTGAGGGTGGCAAGGATTCCTGCCAG GGTGACTCCGGTGGCCCTGTAGCCTGCAAAGGACAGCTCCAGGGAATCGTCTCATGGGGCTATGGCTGTGCTCAGAAGAACAAGCCTGGAGTCTACACCAAGGTCTGCAACTTTGTGGACTGGATTAAGCAGACCATTGCTTCCAACAGCTAA